The following is a genomic window from Mycobacterium parmense.
GTGGCCGGAGCCAAGACGCTTTCCTATGCGGTCAACATGGCCGCCCTGCGGCACGCCGCCCGCCAGGGCGCCGGCGACGTCATCTTCGTCAGTTCGGACGGCTACATCCTTGAGGGGCCCCGCTCGACGGTGGTGATCGCCGCCGAATCCCAGGCGGGTCCGGGCGGGGCGCCGTGCCTGCTGACGCCGCCCCCGTGGTATCCGATCCTGCGCGGCACCACGCAACAGGCCCTCTTCGAGGTGGCGCGCGCGAAAGGCTACGACTGCGACTACCGGGCGCTCCGTATCGCGGACCTACATGCCGCGCAAGGGGTTTGGCTTGTATCGAGCATGACCCTCGCGGCCAGGGTGCACACGCTCGACGGCCGGCGGCTGCCCGGCCTTGCGATGGCCGCCGAGTTCGCCGAGTTGGTCGACTCGGCGATTGTCATCGATCGCTGAGCGCTGAATTGTGTTGTCGGCTCGCAAAATGGCGGGTACGGTCGCTCGTACACAGGAAGGGAGGTGGTCCGCGAAATTGATAGCTTCATGGACATGTGAGGTGGCTGCGCGCTAGCTGCATCGGCTCGGAAGAGCTGGCGATCAACGCGCGCTGGCGAATTCCCCGCAGTCACCCGGCCCCCGAGCTTCCGGTCAGTCCAACCAGGAGCATTGCTCGGGGGCCGCCCCATGTCAGGGGTCGGCCCCGCCGTGCGCGCGACGCTATCCGACGAACCTGGACAGCCGCGCCGAAAGATGCGGCACCAGGCCGCCGTCGGCGTCCACCCGCTCCTCGACGTAGGCCAGGTCGCCGCCCTCGACGATCCCGTAGAGCCGTTTGGCGCCACCCACCAGCACGCCCGACCTGCTGCGGGCCAGCGCGTCGGTCACCAACTCCCATGACGCCGGCGTGCGCGGACGGCCGTAGAACAGTTCGACGTAACCCGCCGAATGGGCCAGCAGCAGCTCGATCGCGTTCGATTCGCTGGGGTCGTCGGGATCGTTGACGAAGCGCCAGTACCCCGTCTCCCGCAAGCCGCGCTCCTCGTAGTTGCCCGTATCGTCGAGCCGCCACGAGCGGGCCTCCCAGTTCAGGTAGTCGCCGCCGTCGTGCGAGACCACGATCTGCTGTCCGAACCGGTAGTCGCCGTCGTGGCCGCGGCCTTCGCCCTCGCCCCGCCAGACGCCGACGAGCGGCAGCAGCGCCAGCAGCGCGTCGTTGAGGTTGGCGCCCTCGCGAAGGTTCGCGGTGTCGGCGGGCAGCGGCAGGTCGTCGAAAGCCGGAATGTTGCGGGCCGCGGTGATTTTGGCGCGTTCGGCGGCGGCGGCCACCGCACGGTCCCCGGAGTTGGTGGAGCCCACCGCGCCTTCTGTGTCGTCGTCGGAAGTCACGATTCGTCGGTGATGAGCCGGTAGAGCGTGTACAGCGCGAACCACGAGATGACCACGACGGCCAGCACCAGCATAATCTCGAAGAAGAGCACCACGTCGCCGAGTTTATTCGTTCGCGTGGCCGTCGCCCGGCCAGGGCGGCGTCAGGCGATCTTGACGTCGACTTCGTGGATGCCGGCGTGCGACGGCTGCACGACCGCGTCGCCGTTGCCGGCCGCCGCCTGGGCGCGCAGCCTCCAGGATCCCGGCGCGGCGAAGAACCGGAAGTCGCCGCTGGGCGTGGCGAGCACCTCGGCGGTGAACTCATCGGACGAGTCGAGCAGGCGAACGAACGCGCCGCCCACCGCCTGACCGTCACGGTCCACCACGCGTCCGGTGATCACCGTTTCCCTGGCCAGGTCGACGCCGACGGGCAGCGCCGATCCTTGACTCGGTCCAAGGCTCATATCAGCTTCCCAACTCGCTCGGGGCGCCCACCAGGGAGCCGCATTGAACTTCGGCCGTCGTCGTACGTCATGACGCGCCGCCCGAACAGTCACTGCTCCAGGAACCAGCCGGGTGACCGCCGTGTTCCCGGCCGGGCCGCGGGATGGGCCGCAGGCGGGACACCAACGGGTAGAGCCGACAGCCCAGGCAGATGCCGAACGCGGCGTTCACGAAAGCCGCGAACAGGGCGGCGGCGGTGGCGACGACGCCGGGCAGGAAAGCGCCCGCCGCGAACCCGACAGCGCCGGCCACGGCAAAGACCAGGCCGACGAGCTGAGCAAACTTCAGCGGAGCTACCGGTTCACGCTCCCCGACCGGCCCCAGCCGGGGCGCCGCGAACCGGGCGAACAATCGGCCGTACGGGTGGCGGCGCGGGCCGGCCACCGCGCCGATCGCGAAGACGGCGGCCTGCACGGTCAACAACGCCGCGGCCGCCGGCGGGTTGATCCCCGCGGTCAGCAGCGCGACCACCAGCACGGCGGTCGTGACCCATGCGGCGAAGCGGGGTCCGCGCACGTCGACTTGGTCCTGGTGGATGGTGGTGTTGCTGGCTGGCACGGCATTGCTCCTGGGTACGCCTGTTGCTGGGAAGAGTCTTGGGGAGATGCCCGACGGAGAGCGGGACTGCTCCGAGTGCTACGCGGAAACGGCGCGGCGACTCAACAACAACAACGACAGCAACAACCCGCGATGCGGCACAGATCGACTGCGCGACGCTTGGTGAGCACGAGCTCGAAACGGGCGGGCACGACGGCAAGCTTACCCACAGACACAGCAATCAGGCCAACAGCGGTTGTAGCGCGGAACGCAAATCGGCGGCCGTGGGCACCCCTGAGGCGCGATAGCGCTGCCGTCCCTCCACGTCGAAGATCAGCGTGGTGGGCAACGACAGCACCGAGAACCGCCGCGCGGCAACCGGATTGGTGTCCAGATCGACTTCAATATGAGCCACGGCGCCCAGGTCGTCACACACCTGGCCCACCACCCGGCGGACCCGGTCGCAGGGACCGCACCACGGGGCGCTGAAGTGCACGACGGTCGGCCCGCCGCGTGAGATCCCCAGCGCCTCCACGTCGGCGGCAGTCGCGAGCGACGCCTCGGGGACCTCGCGGATGCGTCCCGCGCGCCGCGTCGACAGCCGGCCGGCCAGAGCTCCCACGACGATCGCAGCGACGACCGCGATGATCACCAGACTCATGACTGTTTGAACCCGTCCAGGGTCACGGTTACTCCATACGCGATGCCCTCGATGATGACGTCGGAGCCGCGGGCGCCCTCGGTCTTCGGCGCGACGCCGAACGGGAGCCGCTGGTCGGGCAGCCGAGCACTGAAAGCGCGCAGCACCGCATCGCGTTTGTCGGCGGGCACCGTCTGATTGGCGGAATCGGGGCCGGTGACGATGCCGGTGGGGGTGAACACCAACGTCGCCTGGTCGTCGGGCGCGATCGAGAGGTCCACCGAGACGCTGACCCGCCGGTCGAAGCCGGCCGACTTGGGTGTGCCGCTGAACACCAACCCGTGGCTGTCGGAGATACCCGACGCGGTGACGCCGCCGGTCGCGGTGTTGGTCACGCTCGGCGGTGCCTCGACCATCAGGTCGCTGATGCCCATGTAGCGGCCCAGATGTGTCGAGTCGACGATGATGCGGCTCTCCAGCTTGCCCACCGGCAGCTTCGCGTCGGCCCTGATCAGCCACGACGCGTAGGTGAGGTCGACCGAGTACATCGTGGCTTCGAGGGTGGCCTTGCCCACCTCCGCATGCTCGACGGCGCCGGCCTTGATCTCCAGCTGGTCGTAGTGGCGGCGCATCGCCTGCGGGACGAACGGGAACGCCAGGATGGCCACGAATGGGTCGGACTTCAGATCGGCCGCCTTGCGCACCGTGGACGACAGTCGGTACTCGGCGTAGATGCTGGTCCCGTAGTCGACGCCGACGGCGCCGACGGCGATCACGGCCACGGCGACCAGCGTCGCCAGCACCGCGAACAGCACCTTGCGCATCGCAACATTGTGGCCCAGACGTTACGGCGGCGACGTGACGGACCGCCGCACGGCGCGGATCACGCCGCTGCAGATGCCCCGTTCGTCGGCCTCCCCGGCTCTGCGCCCTCCTCGGGTGGTCCCTCCCACACTTTGCGCCGAAGCCCCTCATCGTCGGGCCAAACACCAGGTG
Proteins encoded in this region:
- a CDS encoding FABP family protein, which produces MTSDDDTEGAVGSTNSGDRAVAAAAERAKITAARNIPAFDDLPLPADTANLREGANLNDALLALLPLVGVWRGEGEGRGHDGDYRFGQQIVVSHDGGDYLNWEARSWRLDDTGNYEERGLRETGYWRFVNDPDDPSESNAIELLLAHSAGYVELFYGRPRTPASWELVTDALARSRSGVLVGGAKRLYGIVEGGDLAYVEERVDADGGLVPHLSARLSRFVG
- a CDS encoding TlpA family protein disulfide reductase, translating into MSLVIIAVVAAIVVGALAGRLSTRRAGRIREVPEASLATAADVEALGISRGGPTVVHFSAPWCGPCDRVRRVVGQVCDDLGAVAHIEVDLDTNPVAARRFSVLSLPTTLIFDVEGRQRYRASGVPTAADLRSALQPLLA
- a CDS encoding Ms5788A family Cys-rich leader peptide is translated as MSVGKLAVVPARFELVLTKRRAVDLCRIAGCCCRCCC
- the lmeA gene encoding mannan chain length control protein LmeA, encoding MRKVLFAVLATLVAVAVIAVGAVGVDYGTSIYAEYRLSSTVRKAADLKSDPFVAILAFPFVPQAMRRHYDQLEIKAGAVEHAEVGKATLEATMYSVDLTYASWLIRADAKLPVGKLESRIIVDSTHLGRYMGISDLMVEAPPSVTNTATGGVTASGISDSHGLVFSGTPKSAGFDRRVSVSVDLSIAPDDQATLVFTPTGIVTGPDSANQTVPADKRDAVLRAFSARLPDQRLPFGVAPKTEGARGSDVIIEGIAYGVTVTLDGFKQS
- a CDS encoding DUF1416 domain-containing protein, which translates into the protein MSLGPSQGSALPVGVDLARETVITGRVVDRDGQAVGGAFVRLLDSSDEFTAEVLATPSGDFRFFAAPGSWRLRAQAAAGNGDAVVQPSHAGIHEVDVKIA
- a CDS encoding DUF4395 domain-containing protein translates to MPASNTTIHQDQVDVRGPRFAAWVTTAVLVVALLTAGINPPAAAALLTVQAAVFAIGAVAGPRRHPYGRLFARFAAPRLGPVGEREPVAPLKFAQLVGLVFAVAGAVGFAAGAFLPGVVATAAALFAAFVNAAFGICLGCRLYPLVSRLRPIPRPGREHGGHPAGSWSSDCSGGAS
- a CDS encoding aminodeoxychorismate lyase, with the protein product MIVTLDGEAHPPERPLLHADDLAAVRGDGIFETLLVRDGAACLVEAHLRRLAQSAKMLDLPAPDLSDWRRAIEVATQEWASGGAGEGAMRLIYSRGREGGTTPTAYVMVSAVPERVADVRRDGLAAITLERGLSATGTDAMPWLVAGAKTLSYAVNMAALRHAARQGAGDVIFVSSDGYILEGPRSTVVIAAESQAGPGGAPCLLTPPPWYPILRGTTQQALFEVARAKGYDCDYRALRIADLHAAQGVWLVSSMTLAARVHTLDGRRLPGLAMAAEFAELVDSAIVIDR